The Lemur catta isolate mLemCat1 chromosome 17, mLemCat1.pri, whole genome shotgun sequence genome segment CCCAGGGCGCCCCAGTCTGTCCCCTCCCTTTGCCACCTCCTCGCCCTGCCTCCGCCCGCAGGGGACCCGGCGGGTCTGGCCTCCGGGTCGGGCCCCCCGGCCTCACCCGCATGCGGGTGTAGCGCAGCCGCAGGGCGCGGACTCGCCCGCGGGCTTCCGCCGCCTTGAGTACCCCGAGGAGCCGGTTCTGGCGCTCGGCCGGCCGCTCGAGCGACTGGGCCCACACGCGCGGGTCGGGCATGCGGTACCGCAGCTCCGCCGACTCGCGCGGGAAGATGGAGGCGGCTGCGCCCACGTCCTCCAGCAGGTCGCCGAAGAGCAGGTGGCGGTGGCGCTGCGCGGGGAGCATGGCCGCCAACCTCTCCGGTGTCAGGGTCCAGCCCGGCTTGGGGGGCTCCGCCGCGGGCGCCCCCTTGGAGCGCTGCTTCCCGGGCCTTGCGCCTGGCGCGCCCTGGCGCCCGGCTTCTTTCGGCGGCGGCTGCATCCTTCTGCCCTGCCGGAGGGGAGGAGAGCGCGGCCCGTCGGTGCCTGGGCGGGCACTGGGCCCTGCCGGCCCGACCGCCCCGCACACTCCCGCTCTGGCCTGCGGGCCCGCACGTCTGGCCTCTGCTTGTCCTCCCGGGCGGATTTCTCCGCCGAGCGCCCGTCCCCAGCAGCTCAGCCTCGGTACTGCAACCAACTAGTTTTAGGAAACACCTCTCCTACCCCACGGCTGTTCTGTTTGAACAGAGAAAGTGCTGAGACCTCTTGCGTTGATCTCAGGCCCTACCCAGGGCTGGAGACCACACAGGAGACGTCGGGGGTCACCGGTCAGCCAGCGCCTTCCCACTCCACTGGAAGCCCAGGGACCCGTCTGGTCTGTCCTGCCCTGCCCCGGCCCGGGACCCCCAGCCTTAGTGTTAGGGACCGGGTGGAGGGCCTGGGCCTTCCTTTTGTCCTGGGCAGAGGACCCAGGCCCTTGGGGAGACGTGTGTGGACGTAACGGggtctgtgcgtgtctgtgtgagTGGCACGTGTCTGTGGGAGGTCTTTGCAGCTCTGTGCGAGCACGTGTGGGaaggctcagagcccaggggaCAGCTGGCTCCATGCAGGGGAGTCCCCATCACGCTGGCCTGTCCCCTGCTGGGCCTAGAtgggggggcagaggagggaggatgggggcTAAGGAAAGGAGTCCGAGGGTCCCAGCCCAGCcggctccttccttccccagccgGCCCCAGCCCACGGCGCCCTCCCACCTCCCGCCCGGCCTGGCCCACGGAGGGCCCGAGGCGGAGCCACGGTCCAAGAGGCCGCTGACGCCCCCTCCCCATCCTCAGCTCCAGCAGCCGAGGGCCCGGGCCCCGCCCCTCGGTCCCCACACCCCATACTTGTGCCTTCTCGGGTGGGAACCCCTCTGCCGGGGCTCTCTGGGGGCTGTTGACGCCGTTGCCCGGCAACCAGGAGTCCCGCCCCTCCCTCCGCCCGGCGCGGGCGGGCTGCGGGGGCGGCGCAGGGACGCCCCGCAGTAGGGACCCTTCCCAGCCGGGTGCCGTGTTGTCCCGGCGGCCGCAGGCTTGCAGTTCGGGGGCTGTGGGCCCCGGTTCCTGGCCTGAGAGGTCtctggggccggggtggggggcggggcggggggcggcctTTGCGGCCGAGGTCGGTTCGTCTCTGCATCTCCGGTCACCGGCGTTAACGGAAAGGGGTAACTGGGGCCCCTCAACTCTTCTAGGGCAAGTGTGGGGCCTCAGGGGTCCAGGGTTCCCCCTGGGTTTTACTGAACCCTAAGTCTCTGGATCTGGGGTCCTAGATCTTGGGTTTCTGAAATCTGTttgtacatttattaattttatattgttttataactagttcatttctcagtttattaatttattctataatttatcCAGGCATTAACTGGTGTATTTTAGAATTCATTAATTCACCTGGTCATTCCATGGTTTAAGTTCGGCAAAAATTAGCGTAAATCCATaatc includes the following:
- the LKAAEAR1 gene encoding protein LKAAEAR1, which translates into the protein MQRRTDLGRKAPELQACGRRDNTAPGWEGSLLRGVPAPPPQPARAGRREGRDSWLPGNGVNSPQRAPAEGFPPEKAQGRRMQPPPKEAGRQGAPGARPGKQRSKGAPAAEPPKPGWTLTPERLAAMLPAQRHRHLLFGDLLEDVGAAASIFPRESAELRYRMPDPRVWAQSLERPAERQNRLLGVLKAAEARGRVRALRLRYTRMREQETAFLIQRQKSALAAIRLELFLSPQLKPARIPDPLDRQERRRVETILEESEGGTFPR